From the genome of Asterias rubens chromosome 13, eAstRub1.3, whole genome shotgun sequence:
AGGTAGGTACAAGACTCGTTCAGCGATGACAAAACCAACTCTGAAGAAGAGATTAGAGGCTGGCAAGAAAGGAATTATCAGTAGAGCCACGGCCATTGTCAAAACCCTGGAGAATGAGAGCGGGAAAAACAGAGGatgtcaaacaaattttttgaagATTTAGAGGGAACCAGACACAAGCAACTGACCTTACATTGCACCatgtactaggattggtagtgcacctTAAACACAGAACACCGATCATGAAAGAGTCgtggttaaccccagtgtttctggttcacatagcagtACCCTTGTTAACAGATTTCCTCCacgcttgcgagctacagtgaaagagtaggggttaacccttgtgtttctggttcacatagcagtACCCTTGttaacaggtttcctcaggcttgcgagctacagtgattgagctcacttatgaggcatccttggttttattacaaaaagtaataacaaCAGTAAACTAGAGTGTCTGACTAAAAACTAACTTTTTTGCAAAGCAATCGCAAGCAAAATAATGTCAGAAATTGAAAATATTAGTTGTCTTTGCTGTGTTGGATTTTTGGAGGTGCTTGACTgcaaattgaatttttttaaataaagtatGGTCATGCTCagaattatataaaataatattattgtctgACAAAGGGCATGATGCCTAAGATTTACTGTTTGAAGGTAATGTGCCAGAGAGTCAAATTGTCAGTAAGAAAACATACCTCCTCCTCTGGCTTGGCGGATCCATAAAGCACTTGAAGATCAGACAACCCAAGAATACCCACAATGCAGTAGGGACCAATACTCTCACATCATTGGTGGATTCTATCAAAGACACACAGCccattgaccaatcaaaacagagCCAGTGAGGCACCATCAGGAGCCAGACATTGATGGAATAAATGAAGTTGTAGTTCACCATCTGTGATTAAGAATACACAATATGTAGGaaactaaattaaataaatgacaataaacacaagtataattattttcaatcaaCAATTTTTGGTTACAGATTAGTTCATTCCTTCCAATCATTAAGTTTCCAAGAATCATTTACTATTagaaatattgataaaatattAAGAACTAATTTGTGCAAAGAATCAATCTTCTTTATCAAAATCTTTTTGTTTGCAATGTAAAACTTTGAAATGCAAAAGGTAATAGTAAATTGGCAGGTACAACCCTGTGTAAAATCTCCTTGTATGTGGGACTGTGGTTCTGAAAGAGCTGGATTGGTTTTAACGTTTCAAAGAGTATACAATTAACTCACCCTTGTTATAGCTCCTTCTGCAAACGAAGCTGGGTTGTCAAAATGCTGAAACGGTGGAGGACCACCCCCCATAATAAACAACCTTCCGATAAGAAGCCCAACTCCACAAAACGCCATTATACACAGTCTGGTTAATAAGGaaggcagccatcttggatcTACAGAATAGTCTTCTTTGGTCTGGTTTCTATGACGACTAAGATAGTACTGGAAGATTTGGAGGATGTCTAATTTACAGTTGCTGATGACATCGTAAATTATACAGACACCCTTTACAAGAAGACAGGAAACATAAAATCCGAAAAGAATATTAGACGTAAATTAATTATGTGATTTTAATACatcttaattattattattttaaataagtaTACCATATTGCCGCCTGGTaaatcaaaaccacagtggcatgtcatggccgagcatgTCATGGTCTAGTTCCCTGGatcaaagctctggtgttgtcagcagaagagtgtgggtttgaatccagttCATGCCTCTTGAGCCTTTGATCAAGGCACTAAACCTTTCCCTCTcacgtgtcatggctgagtggtctagttcaccggatcaaagctctggtgttgtcagcagaagagtgtgggtttgaatccagttCATGCCTCTTGAGCCTTTGATCAAGGCACTAAACCTTTCCCTCTcacgtgtcgtggctgagtggtctagttcaccggatcaaagctctggtgttgtcagcagcagagtgtgggtttgaatccagttCATGCCTCTTGAGCCTTTGATCAAGGCACTAAACCTTTCCCTCTcacgtgtcgtggctgagtggtctagttcaccggatcaaagctctggtgttgtcagcagcagagtgtgggtttgaatccagttCATGCCTCTTGAGCCTTTGATCAAGGCACTAAACCTTTCCCTCTcacgtgtcgtggctgagtggtctagttcaccggatcaaagctctggtgttgtcagcagcagagtgtgggtttgaatccagttCATGCCTCTTGAGCCTTTGATCAAGGCACTAAACCTTTCCCTCTcacgtgtcgtggctgagtggtctagttcaccggatcaaagctctggtgttgtcagcagcagagtgtgggtttgaatccagttCATGCCTCTTGAGCCTTTGATCAAGGCACTAAACCTTTCCCTCTcacgtgtcgtggctgagtggtctagttcCCAGatcaaagctctggtgttgtcagcagcagagtgtgggtttgaatccagttCATGCCTCTTGAGCCTTTGATCAAGGCACTAAACCTTTCCCTCTcacgtgtcgtggctgagtggtctagttcCCAGatcaaagctctggtgttgtcagcagaagagtgtgggtttgaatccctgtcatgacactacTTATCGACCGCCCTTTACAAGGCTCTTGTAATTTCTCTACCTGCCTGTCtcatagtggatgatacccatgccatgcctacatgtacatccttacgccttatggactgtgaagggggtaaccctgtttcagccccaggagtaggaggcaaagtgcccctggtgacagtttcACATGTGATACTTATTGTAGCTTTCTCGAAAATTGTGACTATAAATCTGCATTTTGTTGACATAAACAATCTTTGACCCCAACATTGGTCAAAAGGTTGCAAAAGCtaaatcttttaatttttttatttattacttacaATAACAGTGATTCCTTGTTCTTTACAAAGCATTGAGGCCATACAGCAcagtaaacaataaaacaatctcAGCAAAGAATGGCCACATCCTCCTGAAATCCAAATTACAAAAGGGACGTCAGCGGATACATTCAgcaattgtcaaaacataatataataataacaataatttattgatttctaTTGCGCCTTTTCCATTCAATTTTCAAGCGCAAAACAATAAGGATTGCTACAAACATtggtaaattaaaaattaatctgTGAAAAACTTcaaagttaaacaataaatgatTGCTTtatgccatgtacatgtatctctttTGAACTCGTTGCCTGGTGCTTTTTTCCCCTCATCTTACAATCGAGACGAAAGAGGAATATCCATTCTCCAGCTCTTATCTAAAGTGTTTACTTCTAAGACCTTTATACCAAGactggcttttagccttgtctTGGGCTAACTTGCATAactttttttcataattaaAAACGACACAAACAGTCAGATCACAATCAGAAGACAATTTAATCGGTAAAAGGCGTCTTGAAAAGCATCCCTCACAGCacagttaagcccggttcataatttcagcgaatgttaaTGTGAAACAAATTGTTGACGGACGACACAGGGCTGTTTTACAGCgcatgttttgcaggagttgagcacaagtcaactgaagCGAACTATTTGTAGCAAATTTGTGGCgtaaaaatttgtatcacattcgcaggaagtatgaaccgggcttcataTCCAGAGAATACTTATATTGAACTTACCTTTTGCCAAAGCAGAaacgtaaaaataaaaagactgGAAAAAgaataatgcacataaaagatcAGCTCTTCCAACAACACCTGCCACCTAttgagaaataaatgaaaaacacaattgtcatTATTGTATCTCTCTTAGAATGAAAACCAAGGGACCCTAAAAAGCGTCTAGCGCTGTGACTCCTAGGCCTGAAGATACCTGTGGTGAGGATGATGAAAAAATGTTGCGTTTTtcaatgtgggaggaaaaccacaaCTAGGAGAAAACCCACGCAgacaggtagggactgaaaacccaatccaccaTGTCCTAAAGCAAGGCTTCGGTCCAGTTCACAACCGTAGTCCATAAAGGAAAGGCTGCAATTTTTCTGTATCAGTGAAATCAAGTTCATATTCAACCTTAAATTCCATGGCAGACCtaatacttcaaggaggcaatgaaggcaattggtTTCATGCtcctgttcattgccttggtgcccttgaaaagatCCAGTGGAAACTTAcaattcctcatagggtgccctttgccaaggagaaaatgccttggtgcccttaagtgccctttcaaaaacaaagtatacGTATGCCTGCCAAGGCCTGCATTTTGTAGGTTCCATTTTGTAAGTTCTTAGACAAATAGTTTTGAATTCCAACTACCTGCCTCAAAATACTTCGTTCTAAGGAAGGCAAATCAGTTTAAAGAAAGTGcgccttacaaatgctgtgttttattattattattaaaggtcACTTACACTCTCAGTGTGAATGGGGTGAGCTGTGAAGAACAGAGCACACAGGAGACTAGCTCTAGGAGAGGAGAACCCAAGCTGCCATCGGACATCATCCTCATCGTCAATGTCATCTTGAGACGGCTGATCAGCAAAGAGGATGGAGAAGATGACTAAGGACAAGACACTAATGACGGAGTGTAGGATGATGTTTGTCAAATGGAAACCGAGCGGATGAAAACCACCACTGAGGAAATAGTTGAACCTGTATCGGAAAGAAGAAATTGTTCTTTTAACCTGTTATTTGTTACTTTTACAGACTAACATTTTGTAGATCAGCTGACGAAGGCTGCAACACAACAAGAAAAAGCTGAGCTTAGGACGCTGATGCTGGACCGGGACGATGGAAGACGACCATCAGAATTTTCCCGAGAAGGCGTCGACTTTAAGACAACCTCTCAAACAACTACTACTTTACAAGAGAAATATAAACTAATAAACCATGagtggaaactgactgggtaaatttcaaataatgttgGGTTGAaccaaatttttttaaataataacccAGTCAGTCTGTTTCCCTTTTGGGTTAGtacttgaaattaaaaaaataccgTGCGAAAATACTGCATTGCAACCTTcctctgcttagcaaataatgAGTTGCAAAGCAGTAGCAACAATGTAAACACGATGAAATTTAAGCAGAGAACCTGTTTCAGTTACCCAAGATTTTTTAGTGCTTGCAAATATCAATGCTGaaatacaggcttcatgaaaattgggcccagttttgaaaagaacaattTTACGCTTAGCAGCAAAAGTGAAAATTATAGTTCAAGTAAAGCCTTCCTACAAAAATTggacaaagaaaataaaagaattACCTAAAGGTGAGAACGGTGATAGGTCTGTAAGATTTATGACTATGATTCTTAGTTAGTCTCTCTCCCCAGAAGTCGTCGTAAAACAGTTCCGCAATCGGCGTTTCCGGTTTCACGTCTTTGTTGCTAAGCACCGCTTCCATATCATCAAAGACAAAGTCACCATAGAGACTGTTGCCATAGCAAAGTAGAGACAAGATGGCTACCACACACGCCGCTTGTCTCAGCGATAGCTTAGGAACAGGAATGTTCAGGTCCCAGTCATCTAAACTTGCTTCTTGAGACTTCTTCAAGATGTTATTCTGAGAGTCCACTCTTTCCGGAGGGTTGTGCCGGTGGACGCCATTTTTCCGAGATCTCAACCCTTGGGGACTTGGCTTTGACCGGTTGTGGTTCGTGGGTCTTTGATGAGAAGTGGCTGGGTTTGGCATGGCTCCGGGGATGCTCCGTGACTTCAGCCGTGGAGTTTGGTCAGGGTGCTGGCATAAACGCATCATCCTTAATGATTACACCATTGTGCTCTGTCATCCTGTAggaaaaaaaccacaattatGAATCTTGTGAATTTACGGAGCTAAacaagatatttaaaaaaacaaaagattcTTAGTCTCTGGTTATGAAACCAatgatgcctcataagtgaccTTCGTACAATGCAAGTAGCTCccagcctgaggaaacctgtaaataaGGATGCTTGCTaatgctatgtgaaccagaaacaccggggttaacTCCTACTTTTCCATGATgagtgatcagggcccaatttcatagcgctgcttaacagtaagcaaatttgcatgcttactgtagcagaaaaaatttgcttcagccatagcgtatttcacaggttagcagaaaaattgggcggccatattgcgtttaccgtggatttgcattgtgacgtcatttttttgggtgcggtaagcaccggaaggttagcatgtcttttcgtgtgcttacagttagcagcgctatgaaataaaaatcgcacagtaagcaaaaaatcggctgctaagcagtgctatgaattgggcccaggactcaAAGCCAGACtgtgctgatcaaaaacaccaaagCCTGAGtgcgatgctcttaaccgctctgcAACGACACGCCAACTCAAAACTTCCAACTCTACAAAATCCATTTAGATCTTTCACCAAAATTGTCTTGCAAGGTTTAAAAAGAATTTACAGCATTTTAGGAAGTTCTATTTACATACCAAAGTGTCCTTCACCACAAAACAGATTATCATCAGCCAACCACAAATTCTTATCAGATAGTTTTTTTAGACAGTAGCCAAGATCAATCCACAAGCACCTATCTCTGCCAAGTTCTTTGTAATCAACAGTCAACAGCAAAATGATCTGGGACTCTCAACTGGTGTAAGCTTAAGTACCGTTTACCTGCCCACTGCTTCAAGGTTGTACGAACAATAGGACAGCCACCATTTAAAGAACTACCggtaaagaaaacaacttgaaatGCCCGTCTGCTTTGCTTAGGTAAACATAGACAGCGTCAGCAGGGCGGATATTTTCTCCTCCGACAGCTATCACACACAACTCCTTGTCTTTGTGGTAAACCACATATCCAATATGAGGTCctcaaaaaaatagaaaatgggTCTAAAGGTGGTGGTAAACAACATCAAAGTGTTTGACACGTAGCGTAGCGTACAACTGGTTTACATTGAAGGGGGGGGGCTTGTCAATTAGCCTCAGCATAACAGGGGTTCTTTGCTTTAGTGCTGAGCACGATTTTGAAAGACATAATAATGGCTGTTTGTTAGAGTGTACTTTGTGTAGCCTTGGACAGTGTTAAACAGATCTGCTGACTTATACAAA
Proteins encoded in this window:
- the LOC117298357 gene encoding protein O-mannosyl-transferase TMTC4-like isoform X3, which encodes MMRLCQHPDQTPRLKSRSIPGAMPNPATSHQRPTNHNRSKPSPQGLRSRKNGVHRHNPPERVDSQNNILKKSQEASLDDWDLNIPVPKLSLRQAACVVAILSLLCYGNSLYGDFVFDDMEAVLSNKDVKPETPIAELFYDDFWGERLTKNHSHKSYRPITVLTFRFNYFLSGGFHPLGFHLTNIILHSVISVLSLVIFSILFADQPSQDDIDDEDDVRWQLGFSSPRASLLCALFFTAHPIHTESVAGVVGRADLLCALFFFQSFYFYVSALAKGGCGHSLLRLFYCLLCCMASMLCKEQGITVIGVCIIYDVISNCKLDILQIFQYYLSRHRNQTKEDYSVDPRWLPSLLTRLCIMAFCGVGLLIGRLFIMGGGPPPFQHFDNPASFAEGAITRMVNYNFIYSINVWLLMVPHWLCFDWSMGCVSLIESTNDVRVLVPTALWVFLGCLIFKCFMDPPSQRRRVLTMAVALLIIPFLPASNLFFRVGFVIAERVLYLPSLGFCMLLTLMVNRLSSHLPGGRTVMKCVVVGVLVYYASRCIGRNKDWSTEERLYKAGLDVCPLNAKVHYNIGKNAADRGSIDEAITYYRQALSLNPVYDQSMNNLANLLKDQGHLEEAEELLQHAVRIRPQFAAAWMNLGIVQAATKKFSQAEQSYQTALYHRHRYADCYFNLGNMYLDLQRDSEALRAWLNATSFQSDHARAWSNAVVHLESLGETLVCRKFKNTLIGDRSCQRSKVKV
- the LOC117298357 gene encoding protein O-mannosyl-transferase TMTC4-like isoform X4 — translated: MMRLCQHPDQTPRLKSRSIPGAMPNPATSHQRPTNHNRSKPSPQGLRSRKNGVHRHNPPERVDSQNNILKKSQEASLDDWDLNIPVPKLSLRQAACVVAILSLLCYGNSLYGDFVFDDMEAVLSNKDVKPETPIAELFYDDFWGERLTKNHSHKSYRPITVLTFRFNYFLSGGFHPLGFHLTNIILHSVISVLSLVIFSILFADQPSQDDIDDEDDVRWQLGFSSPRASLLCALFFTAHPIHTESVAGVVGRADLLCALFFFQSFYFYVSALAKGGCGHSLLRLFYCLLCCMASMLCKEQGITVIGVCIIYDVISNCKLDILQIFQYYLSRHRNQTKEDYSVDPRWLPSLLTRLCIMAFCGVGLLIGRLFIMGGGPPPFQHFDNPASFAEGAITRMVNYNFIYSINVWLLMVPHWLCFDWSMGCVSLIESTNDVRVLVPTALWVFLGCLIFKCFMDPPSQRRRVLTMAVALLIIPFLPASNLFFRVGFVIAERVLYLPSLGFCMLLTLMVNRLSSHLPGGRTVMKCVVVGVLVYYASRCIGRNKDWSTEERLYKAGLDVCPLNAKVHYNIGKNAADRGSIDEAITYYRQALSLNPVYDQSMNNLANLLKDQGHLEEAEELLQHAVRIRPQFAAAWMNLGIVQAATKKFSQAEQSYQTALYHRHRYADCYFNLGNMYLDLQRDSEALRAWLNATSFQSDHARAWSNAVVHLESLVC
- the LOC117298357 gene encoding protein O-mannosyl-transferase TMTC4-like isoform X2; protein product: MMRLCQHPDQTPRLKSRSIPGAMPNPATSHQRPTNHNRSKPSPQGLRSRKNGVHRHNPPERVDSQNNILKKSQEASLDDWDLNIPVPKLSLRQAACVVAILSLLCYGNSLYGDFVFDDMEAVLSNKDVKPETPIAELFYDDFWGERLTKNHSHKSYRPITVLTFRFNYFLSGGFHPLGFHLTNIILHSVISVLSLVIFSILFADQPSQDDIDDEDDVRWQLGFSSPRASLLCALFFTAHPIHTESVAGVVGRADLLCALFFFQSFYFYVSALAKGGCGHSLLRLFYCLLCCMASMLCKEQGITVIGVCIIYDVISNCKLDILQIFQYYLSRHRNQTKEDYSVDPRWLPSLLTRLCIMAFCGVGLLIGRLFIMGGGPPPFQHFDNPASFAEGAITRMVNYNFIYSINVWLLMVPHWLCFDWSMGCVSLIESTNDVRVLVPTALWVFLGCLIFKCFMDPPSQRRRVLTMAVALLIIPFLPASNLFFRVGFVIAERVLYLPSLGFCMLLTLMVNRLSSHLPGGRTVMKCVVVGVLVYYASRCIGRNKDWSTEERLYKAGLDVCPLNAKVHYNIGKNAADRGSIDEAITYYRQALSLNPVYDQSMNNLANLLKDQGHLEEAEELLQHAVRIRPQFAAAWMNLGIVQAATKKFSQAEQSYQTALYHRHRYADCYFNLGNMYLDLQRDSEALRAWLNATSFQSDHARAWSNAVVHLESLGQHETAILVAKEAMKHVPDEPSIYYGLGNVLGKEGRYEEAEAMFLKAIQLNPRLANYHGNLGVLYHRWGKYSKAQQHYQAALELDPKSHNAKENLKKLQQTMTRQSKTQTQTGPK
- the LOC117298357 gene encoding protein O-mannosyl-transferase TMTC4-like isoform X1; the encoded protein is MMRLCQHPDQTPRLKSRSIPGAMPNPATSHQRPTNHNRSKPSPQGLRSRKNGVHRHNPPERVDSQNNILKKSQEASLDDWDLNIPVPKLSLRQAACVVAILSLLCYGNSLYGDFVFDDMEAVLSNKDVKPETPIAELFYDDFWGERLTKNHSHKSYRPITVLTFRFNYFLSGGFHPLGFHLTNIILHSVISVLSLVIFSILFADQPSQDDIDDEDDVRWQLGFSSPRASLLCALFFTAHPIHTESVAGVVGRADLLCALFFFQSFYFYVSALAKGGCGHSLLRLFYCLLCCMASMLCKEQGITVIGVCIIYDVISNCKLDILQIFQYYLSRHRNQTKEDYSVDPRWLPSLLTRLCIMAFCGVGLLIGRLFIMGGGPPPFQHFDNPASFAEGAITRMVNYNFIYSINVWLLMVPHWLCFDWSMGCVSLIESTNDVRVLVPTALWVFLGCLIFKCFMDPPSQRRRVLTMAVALLIIPFLPASNLFFRVGFVIAERVLYLPSLGFCMLLTLMVNRLSSHLPGGRTVMKCVVVGVLVYYASRCIGRNKDWSTEERLYKAGLDVCPLNAKVHYNIGKNAADRGSIDEAITYYRQALSLNPVYDQSMNNLANLLKDQGHLEEAEELLQHAVRIRPQFAAAWMNLGIVQAATKKFSQAEQSYQTALYHRHRYADCYFNLGNMYVELGRHDDALVAWYNATALQPDHTSSWANIATLHDRAGQHETAILVAKEAMKHVPDEPSIYYGLGNVLGKEGRYEEAEAMFLKAIQLNPRLANYHGNLGVLYHRWGKYSKAQQHYQAALELDPKSHNAKENLKKLQQTMTRQSKTQTQTGPK